The window ACTCTCTTAGTTTAAAGTGTGTTATGTCCTGGTGAAGAACCATTAACTTTCAGTGTTCTTTCTCTTAATGTAGCTTCCAGTAGAATTCTGTCTTTTGGTTGTTTCTTACACCCTGCTATCAAACAGCCGATTTACTACATAGGGTTATTAAGATGAACAAAAAGTCAATAAATCTACTTCAGGTCTGTCTGATTACAAGCAGTGAAAAGGAAGTTTCCTTTGAGATAGGAGGTGTGTTGAAACATCATCTTCTTAcctaaagtaaaataatttttcccttCCATTAAGAGCTTATGtccaaggaagaaaaactaGATTTCAGCATTTTAGATCAATAAGTAATATTAAGGATTTGATACAAACCTGCATAACTGCTAACAATAGACTTTTTGGCATTCAAGAAAAACGGAGTTGGTGACACTGGTATGTCATACCATGCAGGATAGAGAGCACCCTGCTATTATCAATACCATCAGTCACTCTTTTCTACCAGTTCCAGGACTTCTTTGGTGGGAATAATGCCTGGAATAAAACCACTGGACTGTCAATATCACTTCCATGCCAAGGAACTGAATTTAACCTGCTCTGTAAGTGAGCGTTTTAAAACGCACTTTGGTAAATAAGAAACTGCAGAAGGCCCTAGGAtcacatttccttctcttctaaGACTTATCTAAAGAATAGAGTTCTGCTAAGGCAAGACGGGTGAAAGACCTGATTTTGGCTGTACTAGAAAAAtcagtgaacagggacagcaCCAGAACAGAACTTTCTCCAAACAACAGCAGTTACCATGTTACCATGCATTACCACCACCTTGTAAATCAGTAGAGCTCACCTAAGCATTGTGGAATTAAGTTACTCTCTAGCATATGCTCTGTATCTGTAAACCACCATGTTTACAGTACTACGCTAAAACAGTTTTCATGGAATCCCACACTTTCTCACAGCCCTCCCTCACCTTCACTTTCACTCACCTTCCCTACGAGCTGCACAATCTCTGCAAGgtcctcctcttcctgcaggATCTCTTTGGCCTTTGTCCTGAGAGGGACAAACTCTGTAAAATGCTTGTCGTAGTATTCATCCAGGGCACGGGTATATTTGCTGTAACTGATCAGCCAGTTGACAGAGGGGAAGTGTTTGCGTTGTGCCAGCTTCTTATCCAGGCCCCAGAAAACCTGCCAGAAGCCAGTGAGATCAGCCAGCGTTCCAAATCAAAAACACaataaatgaaagtaaaacaaCCCCCAATATGACAAGCAGGTTTGAGCAAACAACACGGCAAAGGCTATCACAAATCTTCAAACAAAAGcctgagaaagaaaacctgCCTTTTACTAATTTAACTGCAGCAGTGACTTTCAAATATGAATCATcgaatgaatcatagaatgaattgGGCTGGAAGTGGAAGGGACCCcgaggatcatcaagttccagtCCCCCATATATATGCAtctcaaaaaaggaaaaagaaaagcatccaCTTAAGTTGAATTTAGGTTTATTCAGCTTGAGATTCCTCCTAAGTCAGGAGTCACCAGTAGCAAAGAACATCAACACACAAGGCTAATTAAGTGATATTTGACATAGCTCATTTTACCAAAACAGGGATGGGCAATCACTTGCAAGCCATCCTTCTCCCAGTCATCTGctctgaggattttttttcatggtgtCAGTGCACCTACCAAGGGTGGTTCAATTTCAATCCTATCTCAGAGTGGCCATATGTAAATTACAGCTCAAAAGGCTGGAATCAAGAAGCAAAGGCATATTCCTGAGCTGTCACTGCTGGAAGGAATTACcaccttttctccctttcccaaaTACATCAGTTCAGAGATCTCACACGAGATTCCACCTCCTACACTGTTGGAATACACCACTGCAAAGTTGCCTGTGTAAAATTAAAGCTCCCACGCCACAGCCAGTGGCAGTAATGTATTAAAGGACAACCATTTTGTCAGGTCTGGCAGCTTAGACAAAAGGGCTACAGCACAGCGAGACCTACCTGAACAATGCCCAAAGTAGCCGATGTTACAGGATCTGAGAAGTCACCTCCTGGGGGAGAGACACTGAGCAGAAAGGCATAGAAGGAAAAGTAAATCAGAATCACTGCCACGGTTTAATCTGAACATACGACCACACAGGTCTGTCATCGCAGAAACGGGAAAGGCCAACATCATTTCACATAAGTAATGGACTGCaaatttctgctgcagtgaaagTGGCAGCATATCTACACAGGTGTGGGATATCAATTATATCAGTAACTGACTGATGATATCAAGGTATCGTTTCAGTCAGTTTAGCTCCAAGTAGTCACTCCAGCTTGGATTACAAAACCTACCTCAACTGGAACAGATTCAGGAGGTGTGCTGATATGGCAGCTTGAAACACAGCACAAAGATTTTATGTAAAATACCCCaatttgaaatgctttcaaataaatGTCAGATATTCACTTATACAGTAAGCACTAACTTCCTTTGGGCTTGACGTGCTAATACCTGCTTCCCCAAACAGGTAAAAGCTTCCCAAACtccaaagcagctgcttttttgGACTCTGGGAGAAGTTGCAGGTGCTAGAGGCTCTGCTAAAAACCTATGGAGGAAGAGCCATTTTTCGCACAGTATGTTAGACTAATCAATACCACCTACAAGAAAGTGTCTGCCTACTGTGTAAGTTTCCAgtttgcactgctgcaggacacTTGTCATTAcatcaaaaaggaaagcagtgaagCAGTGATGAtcaattttctcttctcttacaCCAGAAGTTTTAAGtgcctctcctttccttccttttggtCACTCCTTCAATACGATGAGAAGGAACTCAGTACTGTCACCACAGCTACACTGGAATGCTTTTCAAACAAAGTTCTCATCTATCACATTAGCTGAAAAATTCCATGTGATTTATCTGGGCACCACATGCTTTTCACAGCCCTGCACTTTGAGATATCCTGTTCCCTGTAGTTCTACTATTTAGCAAGAGAATCATAATACATTATGCTCCCGCACTGTTGCCCTAACTGTCCCCTCTTTCCCATTCTGAGCATGGTTTGACATACTTCTCAGTGACAGTGCTGATGGCTCTCTTCCTGGAGCCCCTTTCTCAGACTGCTGTGACTGTGGTTCTATACCACACAGAACTACCAGTCACATTCATTCTCTCTGCTCCTGTGCACAGCTTAGCAAAAGTTGAGGGTGATCAGAGATTACATATCTACATACATTACACATTCCTAGCTCTGTAGCTGCGCACAGCAACAAGATCCTCTTGTTTGAAGGTATTTTGACATACAAAAAGGTAGAGGAAGAACTGCAGccaacacaaagcaaagaaatgcaacACTCACGCTCCAACAATGCTGACGCTGCCTTCCCTTTCAGGATTTCCCAGACACTTCACTCTGCCAGCTCGCTCATAGAAAGAGGCTAAACGGGCACCAAGGTAGGCTGGATAACCACTGTCTGCAAGTATCAACGTACAGAAATAGAGTCAAAAGCTCTGAGTTTAAAGGATGTCTTCACAAGTCTAGACGAAGAAAAGAACAACTCACCAGCTGGCATTTCAGCCAGTCGTCCCGAAATTTCTCTGAGGGCCTCAGCCCATCGGGAAGTAGAGTCTGCCATCATACTGACATGGTAGCCCATGTCTCGGAAATACTCCGACAGGGTGATTCCTAGAACAAatacagcagcacagtgcaggatAGTGTTGGAAAAGGAATTCTACCCTCACATGCTGTCATTAAGAGGCAAACAAGTTAAGTTATTTATGTTTCAGTCTTTACTGACATCAGACTGTAAAGGTACTATTCCTTTCCACAAGCCCAtgatggatttttgtttgtttgtttttgtttttttgtttatttcattccACTCTTCTCATTTTTGCTTACAAACCACCCTGACAAATCTTATGTTCCTGCCTATTTCTTTGAGGAGACAGGGCAATATCACTGACACTCCTATTTGCCTCACGAAGGCTCTTCTTATTGTAAAATGTCTCCTTCCTTTCTAAGCCACCAGAACATAAAGATGTTTTATCTGACAGCTTTTCATGAAGaagtattaagaaaaaaaaaatcctctgagAGGCTGCAGTGGAAAAAAGAGTATTTCTGAGAGAGCACTATTTCTACCCATTGAGAAGCTGTACCTGTCAGCAAAAAGCTACTCATGAAGAACATAAGATTACATAATTAATACATGGGGCAAAACTACAGGAGACCCAGTGTGGTAAGTTTTATTTATAAGCAAGAATTTATTCAGCATGTGGAGATCATAGCTGGGTATAAGAAAGCAAAATCCATTTGTGATACTCACTAAGAATTCATGCAAGCACAGCCTGAAAGGGTTGATTTATGTAATTAAACAGGGGGTCTTGGTACTGACCATCCTAGGAACTGAAAATACTAGAGCATGACGACTTGCTCCATACAtgcagccttttccagcctCCTGTAAATCTTACCAGTATAGATAGAGGCCTCTCTGGCAGCCACAGGCATATTGGAGGTATTTGCTACCAGAGCTGTTCTCTTCATGATGCTTTCTACCTTGCCATCAACTTCCATTGTTAACTACAATGCAATGAAAAAGACACAACAAAAACTATAAAGATTCCCACAAAGTTAGCAATTTATCTATTTAAACTCTATTACCTTATATAAGGATAGTCTCCTCACAGTTAGTCTACCAAAGCAGTATTTAGATTAGAGATTTCAGGATTCTatactgtttttcctgtttatactgtttttcctgtttatactgtttttcctgtttatactgtttttcctgtttatactgtttttcctgtttatactgtttttcctgtttatactgtttttcctgtttatactgtttttcctgtttatactgtttttcctgtttatacTGTTTTTACGTGTGCCTCAGCCTCATCTCATCTTCTGCTAATGGCAATCCCTGTTAATGCCACTGCTCACTACAAACGAGTGATGACAAATCTACTCCATCAGGAAGTACGTTATCCTCTTTCAGCCTCACTTTACTAGGCTGAAAGAGCCAAAAATCTTATCTTTCCCTCTTAAATCCACTAGGAAACAAGAgagcttttttccccacctGTACTAATCTGAGTCCATTTTTTGACAATTGGACGTAAGCCCACGTACATAACTCAGATGATCTCTCATATGCACATGAACAACAGAATGCATATCCTGACATTTGTGTAGCATTCTACTTAAGAACATCCTGAGATTTACCCTTCTCCATGGCCACCGCAGTGTGACATCGTCACGTTGCAAATCAGCACATAAGACTTATTTCTAACAGTGGAGTTTCAACCTAACAGTTTGGATCTGCTCTTTCCTCTATTTTACAGAAGTCGGCACCACAACTAACCCACTAACATATAACAACAGTAAGGTGAAACTAGGCATTTTCAGCTTCCTTCAGAAAGCATTCCGAAGCCTAACTGGCAAAACTTATATCATGTAACAGTATGCATCATCATCTTGCACCTTGTAAATACAGATGCCACATCTGGTATATGTGATTAAGCTAGAAAAGTTAGAGATAACAACAATTAAAGGTAACATCCTTGTAAGTAACTGTACACTCAGGCATTCattttggatttgttttaaaCAAGTTAAAAGGCACGCCCAAACACCAGTCCAGATGCTTGAGAGGCCACTGAAGTCATGTTTGTATGATCCAAAAGTGATTTCTGCTACTACTTAAAGAACTTAAAGCcaataagatttttttctagtcACTATACCAATAAGATATTTTATTCAGTTGCTGTACTAGTATAATAGCAAGTCTTTCCAAGAAGGTTTACTCTCCATGAATTCCCCATACTAACCTCAGGAAAATCTCTCAGTACTTCAGACATTTCATTTCCTCGTTCTCCACAGCCTACATAAATGATGACATCACTGTTGGAGTATTTTGAGAGAGACTGCGAGATCACAGTCTTTCCACAACCGAATGCCCCGGGAATTGCTGTTGTACCCCCTTGTACACACCTGAGTAAAGAAAAGGGACTCTGATTGGCAAGGAACTCAAAAACAGCTCTCTTCCATCTCAGAATGTGTTTTCTAGTAAGGAAACAACTGCataattaaaagcagaacaacagGAGTCACATTCAGTGTTCTGTCTGAGAAGCATGGTGGTATTTCACTAAACCAAAGGAATAAACTATCCTTTCTTTCTACTGCCTTTGAAATACATGAGGTACGTTGGTACAACAACTACACTTTCAGGCTCGAGACAGTTTACACAGCTGGAAGCACTGATGGAACACAAATGTTAAGAAAAGAACATCAGTGCTACTTAAACGTGCATTAGAAGAACGagcagaacagtatttttaggACCAAAAAATTACTCCATTCTGTGCCTTGGAACTCAGCCACTTAAGTGAGAATTTGGAGTTACAATTAAGCGTGACAGTTTCTGTCAGCGGTAACTTCAGACTCATTGTGAACTACACCTCAAGAACACGGAAAGAGATCCTACTCGTGTGCTCAAATGCAGATATCCAAGCTTGAAAGTTGTAGCTTTTCTGAAGGTTTGGTATGATTAAATCATTTTTACCTTTGTCATTTATTTCCTGAATTAACGTAAAAAACACCATCCTGTTAAACCTCCTTTTAACTTCTCCCcacttccattttccattcataGGTTCCTCCATCAGACAGGTATAGAGATAAGGGCAATTCAGCTAGATAACGTTTTTTTGAGATTATGCTGTGGTACACAGTGAATGTTTGGGATCTGTTCACCCTTCAAGAAATTAACACCATCCTTTCCCCCAAAACAGGTTTCTTACATATGAGCAGACAGAATATGACTTACGGGAAGAGGGCATCTAGCACCCGTTGGCCAGTTAACAAAGGATGATTCGCTGGTAACTTTTCAGTCACAGGACGGACTTGACGTACAGGCCAGACTTGGACCATAGTGAACTTTTCCTTCACACCTTCAAACTCCAGCTCTAAGACAACATCCTAACAAAGAGCACCAGACATCTGAAGTGAGCCAACAAGTGCACAGTGGATCAGCACGCAAATTCTCACCTCAACTGCTCCGCGCTGCTAGGACTTCAGTAGGACCATGGATTTTGCAGAACTTAACACCCTATCGTCCCCCACTGAGGAAAAGCATGTTTCCACATTTACAATATGATCGGGGAACTTTTCATATTCATCGGATACTGTAGATGCCCACACAGGACAATAAATACGGCATACTTAAGTGCCACTGGGAAGTCACATACATAGAAAGTAACTGCACGAGAAAAAACTACATAATCCCCGCTGGCAAGGCAGCAGAAGTGATCagctttgtggtcttttccaaccttaatgattctatgatactttcAACTCTGACACCCTGTTGCACGAAAGGCTTTGAAGGTGGCATCTCACAGAAGAGAAAGGGGTCCTGCAACCTTACAAAAGAAACATGGAACACCCCAGTAACTCTTGTCTGGGAGACTTACTGAAGTGTCATAGTTTCCTGGTGGAGCAATGTATGTAACTGTACCCCTGTTCCGTGGGGGCAGCATGATTTTGTGTTTGATAAGAGAGTTTTCATTCACCACACCATAAATGTCTCCACCAGTGATGTGGCTGCCAACCTGAAATCAGAAAGCGTCTATTAGCCATAAacaagaatttcattttaaaaaaagaatgctgaCAAGGAATCatataaaataacaataactATCAAGTCTAGCACCATTATGATTTCCTTTACAAATGCACTGTTACAGCACAGTAGGCCATTTACATAACTCATTACTCTAACAGCACATTGCTAGCAATACTAAATGCGTTCAGGAGCATTTCAAAGCTCAGACTATAGCACTTACTGATTGATGCAAGGAATTCTCCTTGTTTCTTTCATACCTCTCAGCTTAATGTGCTAAGTAGAGAATCTGCTAACCTGCaggactggaaaagaaagaagatgccAAGGGCTAaagctatgattttttttctagctctAGAACTatctttgtattttgttgttattcatTTTGCCAAGGTAACACCTGTTCCTGCTAGTGGAACTGCACTAGGCACTGAATTCTTTATGGCACTGCAAACACGATAGAACTTTAAAAGTTTGTCATATGCAGCAACACAGTGAGTCACATGGACTAAGTTTTGGTGATCCCTGTCTAGTTCTCACTGTCATATATCCTTAAAACACCCTAGCACCTCTTTTCATgagcttgtttgtttgtaacCACAGTTCCTAGCAGTCACAGCGTTGGTGCtctgagaaggaaggagagaggggaagaCAGGCTCAGCAGGACTTACCCGCAAGTTTTTAGAAGGTGTGAAGTCCCATTTGACATCTCGGCTCAAAGCTGACACATTGACACCTCTAGGGATATAGATACTTTTGGTCAGGGTGCTGATGTCTGACAGCGGCCTCTGGATACCATCAAAAATAGCTCCCATAATGCCAGGCCCCAGTTCCACTGAGAGGGGTTTGCCAGTACGGAGAACAGGATCTCCTACGGATACACCAGCTAAAGATTTGCTGAGGAAAAGTTCATCCAGAGAAATGACAGGGTAGAGGGCATCACACTCACATCATCATACCCTTACAGCACCTTTCTGACTTCAATGCGACAGTTTTGTTAATATATTACATATCATCATTTGAGAAGCATGTA of the Gallus gallus isolate bGalGal1 chromosome 1, bGalGal1.mat.broiler.GRCg7b, whole genome shotgun sequence genome contains:
- the ATP6V1A gene encoding V-type proton ATPase catalytic subunit A isoform X1; translation: MDFSKLPKIRDEDREAFVGYVHGVSGPVVTACNMAGAAMYELVRVGHSELVGEIIRLEGDLATVQVYEETSGVSVGDPVLRTGKPLSVELGPGIMGAIFDGIQRPLSDISTLTKSIYIPRGVNVSALSRDVKWDFTPSKNLRVGSHITGGDIYGVVNENSLIKHKIMLPPRNRGTVTYIAPPGNYDTSDVVLELEFEGVKEKFTMVQVWPVRQVRPVTEKLPANHPLLTGQRVLDALFPCVQGGTTAIPGAFGCGKTVISQSLSKYSNSDVIIYVGCGERGNEMSEVLRDFPELTMEVDGKVESIMKRTALVANTSNMPVAAREASIYTGITLSEYFRDMGYHVSMMADSTSRWAEALREISGRLAEMPADSGYPAYLGARLASFYERAGRVKCLGNPEREGSVSIVGAVSPPGGDFSDPVTSATLGIVQVFWGLDKKLAQRKHFPSVNWLISYSKYTRALDEYYDKHFTEFVPLRTKAKEILQEEEDLAEIVQLVGKASLAETDKITLEVAKLIKDDFLQQNGYTPYDRFCPFYKTVGMLSNMIAFYDMARRAVETTAQSDNKITWSIIRENMSEILYRLTSMKFKDPVKDGETKIKADYAQLFEDMQNAFRSLED